The following are encoded together in the Argopecten irradians isolate NY chromosome 5, Ai_NY, whole genome shotgun sequence genome:
- the LOC138323239 gene encoding cyclin-F-like isoform X2, whose amino-acid sequence MKVLSALSKLQKSPNTFIPVHMHMQLRPRKHHQLTIWNLPEEVLLLILKGLHVRDILNMRTVHPYFRDIIDGNSPVWAMASFQDNWPMCNNLHHFEQAANFGNIEALIKLAIAYLYNEGLPEDDRHVTSNGEKAADMFCKIESLTPGTEPFSWLFIRPPWSLNGACCKETVFTHMKKYLEKHPDNGDVQVCVAKTVSLLEEEATGDQTQHYLQQAAQHQSGVGAYLHWQHQWQDRVCDRACRLESLRQLRQVAKLGNMEANLTLCKFYAKEIYCGVTANQAAVTVRDFVHSVSSINVQSCFKTSHELTPSMRYILVDWLVEVAGMKDFSSQTLHVAVSVVDRYLKVHKTTRSKLQLLGVAAMVLCSRFLGKDIITIREAAWLTDNTYKYEDVVRMMGEITATLRGKIRVANSFDFVELFSLLASLDRKSSFLAEYICELCLLQAEMGQYKPTEIAAASVLLARILTRLDDPWPKRMVQFTGFTIEDISRCAFHVHEKCFLEGSVVDHRDVTLQAVKLRYSDKKFMEVSEMEIMSYEELCTMLGVTDHIQQGLDVCVKFKNDDELILSPSRKKRRCERKFPCFEGRENTATPSIEKCAEMDESMLSGYDGDKEDEEKDDSDDSFLEYDDSSESLKSDELCDGAMGSDSDLPSEGQLSALGLGSPNIRSSSGVSSPGSSGGEAKLSPLLPRSSLGISGHASHVFGGVCIQNNRVSESEGSSSHFSPQASLRGFVQGNVSSYMTLRKTTKRKSRQFLLENSPVQKQ is encoded by the exons ATGAAAG TGCTCTCCGCTCTCAGTAAACTTCAGAAGTCACCAAATACCTTCATACCTGTTCATATGCATATGCAGCTGCGTCCCCGTAAACACCACCAACTGACGATATGGAACCTCCCCGAGGAAGTCCTCCTTCTTATTCTCAAAGGTCTACATGTCAGGGACATCCTCAACATGAGGACG GTACATCCTTACTTTCGTGACATAATAGATGGAAACTCTCCTGTCTGGGCTATGGCAAGTTTCCAGGATAACTGGCCAATGTGTAACAATCTTCACCATTTCGAGCA agcTGCAAATTTTGGAAATATAGAAGCTCTAATCAAGCTAGCAATTGCCTATCTATACAACGAGGGAT TACCTGAGGATGACCGTCACGTAACCAGCAATGGTGAGAAGGCTGCCGATATGTTCTGTAAGATCGAGAGCCTTACTCCTGGGACTGAACCATTTTCGTGGCTATTTATCCGTCCTCCGTGGTCACTTAACGGAGCGTGTTGTAAGGAGACCGTGTTCACTCACATGAAGAAATACTTAGAAAAG CATCCTGATAATGGTGATGTACAAGTGTGTGTAGCTAAGACTGTATCTCTACTGGAGGAGGAGGCGACAGGTGATCAGACACAACACTATCTCCAGCAGGCCGCCCAACACCAGTCGGGTGTGGGCGCATACCTTCACTGGCAACACCAGTGGCAGGACCGTGTGTGTGATCGCGCATGCAGACTCGAGAGTTTACGACAACTCCGCCAAGTGGCCAAACTAGGGAATATGGAAGCTAATTTAACTTTATGTAAATTCTATGCCAAAGAAATTTACTGTGGTGTAACTGCTAACCAAGCCGCCGTCACAGTTCGTGACTTTGTTCATTCTGTCTCATCAATCAATGTTCAGAGTTGTTTCAAAACGTCACATGAACTGACGCCTTCCATGAGATATATCCTGGTAGACTGGCTTGTAGAAGTGGCCGGAATGAAGGACTTTTCTAGTCAGACTCTCCATGTGGCTGTTAGTGTTGTTGATCGATACCTCAAAGTTCACAAGACAACACGCTCTAAACTACAACTCCTCGGGGTTGCTGCAATGGTGCTATGCTCCAG ATTTTTAGGTAAAGACATTATCACCATTCGGGAGGCTGCCTGGCTTACTGACAACACCTACAAGTATGAGGATGTGGTACGCATGATGGGAGAGATTACTGCGACACTTCGTGGTAAAATCAGAGTCGCCAacagttttgattttgttgaactGTTTTCGTTGTTGGCAAGTCTTGACAGGAAAAGTTCCTTCCTGGCAGAATACATCTGTGAGTTGTGTTTGCTTCAAGCCGAGATGGGCCAGTATAAACCAACAGAGATTGCTGCAGCGTCCGTCCTTTTAGCACGCATTCTTACAAGACTAG ATGATCCTTGGCCAAAGCGTATGGTCCAGTTTACTGGCTTCACCATAGAAGACATCAGCAGATGTGCCTTCCATGTCCATGAAAAATG TTTCCTGGAAGGTTCTGTTGTAGACCACCGCGATGTCACACTCCAAGCAGTGAAGCTACGCTACTCGGACAAAAAATTTATGGAAGTTAGTGAGATGGAG ATAATGAGTTACGAGGAGCTATGTACCATGCTCGGAGTCACAGATCACATCCAGCAAGGTCTCGACGTCTGTGTCAAGTTTAAGAATGACGATGAACTAATCCTGTCTCCTTCAAGGAAAAAGCGAAGGTGTGAAAG GAAATTCCCCTGTTTCGAAGGCCGAGAGAATACGGCCACTCCTTCAATTGAGAAATGTGCTGAAATGGATGAGTCAATGTTGTCGGGCTATGATGGTGATAAGGAGGATGAGGAGAAAGATGACAGCGATGACTCCTTCCTCGAATATGATG attcCAGTGAAAGTTTGAAATCTGACGAACTTTGTGATGGTGCTATGGGTTCTGATAGTGATCTTCCAAGTGAGGGTCAGTTGTCTGCCCTTGGTCTTGGCAGTCCGAACATTAGATCTTCGTCTGGTGTGTCCTCACCAGGGTCATCAGGTGGGGAGGCCAAACTAAGTCCCCTCCTTCCCCGCTCCTCTCTAGGTATATCTGGTCATGCCTCGCATGTGTTTGGAGGAGTTTGTATACAAAACAATCGTGTCAGTGAATCTGAAGGCAGCAGTTCTCATTTCTCTCCTCAAGCGTCACTGAGAGGTTTCGTCCAAGGAAATGTTTCAAGTTATATGACACTAAGGAAAACAACTAAGAGGAAAAGCAGACAGTTTCTCTTGGAGAATAGCCCTGTGCAAAAGCAGTGA
- the LOC138323239 gene encoding cyclin-F-like isoform X1, which yields MLYRSGVVGIDLGLTFLHSIRELIHGQHEEIKKIMSLVSFLLSALSKLQKSPNTFIPVHMHMQLRPRKHHQLTIWNLPEEVLLLILKGLHVRDILNMRTVHPYFRDIIDGNSPVWAMASFQDNWPMCNNLHHFEQAANFGNIEALIKLAIAYLYNEGLPEDDRHVTSNGEKAADMFCKIESLTPGTEPFSWLFIRPPWSLNGACCKETVFTHMKKYLEKHPDNGDVQVCVAKTVSLLEEEATGDQTQHYLQQAAQHQSGVGAYLHWQHQWQDRVCDRACRLESLRQLRQVAKLGNMEANLTLCKFYAKEIYCGVTANQAAVTVRDFVHSVSSINVQSCFKTSHELTPSMRYILVDWLVEVAGMKDFSSQTLHVAVSVVDRYLKVHKTTRSKLQLLGVAAMVLCSRFLGKDIITIREAAWLTDNTYKYEDVVRMMGEITATLRGKIRVANSFDFVELFSLLASLDRKSSFLAEYICELCLLQAEMGQYKPTEIAAASVLLARILTRLDDPWPKRMVQFTGFTIEDISRCAFHVHEKCFLEGSVVDHRDVTLQAVKLRYSDKKFMEVSEMEIMSYEELCTMLGVTDHIQQGLDVCVKFKNDDELILSPSRKKRRCERKFPCFEGRENTATPSIEKCAEMDESMLSGYDGDKEDEEKDDSDDSFLEYDDSSESLKSDELCDGAMGSDSDLPSEGQLSALGLGSPNIRSSSGVSSPGSSGGEAKLSPLLPRSSLGISGHASHVFGGVCIQNNRVSESEGSSSHFSPQASLRGFVQGNVSSYMTLRKTTKRKSRQFLLENSPVQKQ from the exons ATGTTGTATCGAAGTGGTGTTGTTGGTATAGATCTCGGTTTGACATTTCTTCATTCTATCCGAGAATTAATTCATGGACAACACGAAGAAATTAAGAAAATCATGAGTTTAGTTTCTTTTC TGCTCTCCGCTCTCAGTAAACTTCAGAAGTCACCAAATACCTTCATACCTGTTCATATGCATATGCAGCTGCGTCCCCGTAAACACCACCAACTGACGATATGGAACCTCCCCGAGGAAGTCCTCCTTCTTATTCTCAAAGGTCTACATGTCAGGGACATCCTCAACATGAGGACG GTACATCCTTACTTTCGTGACATAATAGATGGAAACTCTCCTGTCTGGGCTATGGCAAGTTTCCAGGATAACTGGCCAATGTGTAACAATCTTCACCATTTCGAGCA agcTGCAAATTTTGGAAATATAGAAGCTCTAATCAAGCTAGCAATTGCCTATCTATACAACGAGGGAT TACCTGAGGATGACCGTCACGTAACCAGCAATGGTGAGAAGGCTGCCGATATGTTCTGTAAGATCGAGAGCCTTACTCCTGGGACTGAACCATTTTCGTGGCTATTTATCCGTCCTCCGTGGTCACTTAACGGAGCGTGTTGTAAGGAGACCGTGTTCACTCACATGAAGAAATACTTAGAAAAG CATCCTGATAATGGTGATGTACAAGTGTGTGTAGCTAAGACTGTATCTCTACTGGAGGAGGAGGCGACAGGTGATCAGACACAACACTATCTCCAGCAGGCCGCCCAACACCAGTCGGGTGTGGGCGCATACCTTCACTGGCAACACCAGTGGCAGGACCGTGTGTGTGATCGCGCATGCAGACTCGAGAGTTTACGACAACTCCGCCAAGTGGCCAAACTAGGGAATATGGAAGCTAATTTAACTTTATGTAAATTCTATGCCAAAGAAATTTACTGTGGTGTAACTGCTAACCAAGCCGCCGTCACAGTTCGTGACTTTGTTCATTCTGTCTCATCAATCAATGTTCAGAGTTGTTTCAAAACGTCACATGAACTGACGCCTTCCATGAGATATATCCTGGTAGACTGGCTTGTAGAAGTGGCCGGAATGAAGGACTTTTCTAGTCAGACTCTCCATGTGGCTGTTAGTGTTGTTGATCGATACCTCAAAGTTCACAAGACAACACGCTCTAAACTACAACTCCTCGGGGTTGCTGCAATGGTGCTATGCTCCAG ATTTTTAGGTAAAGACATTATCACCATTCGGGAGGCTGCCTGGCTTACTGACAACACCTACAAGTATGAGGATGTGGTACGCATGATGGGAGAGATTACTGCGACACTTCGTGGTAAAATCAGAGTCGCCAacagttttgattttgttgaactGTTTTCGTTGTTGGCAAGTCTTGACAGGAAAAGTTCCTTCCTGGCAGAATACATCTGTGAGTTGTGTTTGCTTCAAGCCGAGATGGGCCAGTATAAACCAACAGAGATTGCTGCAGCGTCCGTCCTTTTAGCACGCATTCTTACAAGACTAG ATGATCCTTGGCCAAAGCGTATGGTCCAGTTTACTGGCTTCACCATAGAAGACATCAGCAGATGTGCCTTCCATGTCCATGAAAAATG TTTCCTGGAAGGTTCTGTTGTAGACCACCGCGATGTCACACTCCAAGCAGTGAAGCTACGCTACTCGGACAAAAAATTTATGGAAGTTAGTGAGATGGAG ATAATGAGTTACGAGGAGCTATGTACCATGCTCGGAGTCACAGATCACATCCAGCAAGGTCTCGACGTCTGTGTCAAGTTTAAGAATGACGATGAACTAATCCTGTCTCCTTCAAGGAAAAAGCGAAGGTGTGAAAG GAAATTCCCCTGTTTCGAAGGCCGAGAGAATACGGCCACTCCTTCAATTGAGAAATGTGCTGAAATGGATGAGTCAATGTTGTCGGGCTATGATGGTGATAAGGAGGATGAGGAGAAAGATGACAGCGATGACTCCTTCCTCGAATATGATG attcCAGTGAAAGTTTGAAATCTGACGAACTTTGTGATGGTGCTATGGGTTCTGATAGTGATCTTCCAAGTGAGGGTCAGTTGTCTGCCCTTGGTCTTGGCAGTCCGAACATTAGATCTTCGTCTGGTGTGTCCTCACCAGGGTCATCAGGTGGGGAGGCCAAACTAAGTCCCCTCCTTCCCCGCTCCTCTCTAGGTATATCTGGTCATGCCTCGCATGTGTTTGGAGGAGTTTGTATACAAAACAATCGTGTCAGTGAATCTGAAGGCAGCAGTTCTCATTTCTCTCCTCAAGCGTCACTGAGAGGTTTCGTCCAAGGAAATGTTTCAAGTTATATGACACTAAGGAAAACAACTAAGAGGAAAAGCAGACAGTTTCTCTTGGAGAATAGCCCTGTGCAAAAGCAGTGA